ACAGAACGCGCACAAAGTTCGATTACTGGACAAAACACCAACACAAGACCCGGCCCAAATCGGCACTGCCCGGTGTTAAGGCACCCAAACCGCCACGACCATCAGAGGAAGCTGGGGCCACAAGCGAATGTCAGGCTTCAGACAGTCAGGGGGCCGATGGCCCCCTTGGACTGATTGGATTAACGCAGGCCGGCTGCGAAATCCGACACGGCAGCAATGTCGGCGTCCGACATGCGGTCTGCGATGTCATGCATCATGGGGCCATTGGCACGGTCGCCGCTGCGGAACAGTTTGAGCTGCTCGGCAATGTAGGCAGGATGCTGGCCAGCCAGACGAGGGAACTGACCGGGCATGCCAGCGCCATCAGGCGAGTGGCAAGCGGCACAGGCGGCTACACCGCGCTCGGGCAAACCACCGCGCCAGATCTTCTGGCCACGTTCCATGGTGTCTTCTTTGGTAGCGTTAGCAGCCTGTTCCCAGTTCACGGCCTGTTGCGACAGGTAAAACGCCACGTTTTGCATATCTTCTTCGGTCATGCCGGCCGCAATGGCGGCCATCAGGCTGTTGGCGCCTTCAGGGCCACGACGGGAAGGCAAGGATTTTTCGTCCTTGGCACGGAAATCGTGCAGCTGCTTGACCAGGTACTCGTACGGCTGGTGAGCCAGCGACGGGTTGACCGGAATAATACTGTTGCCGCCATCCCCGTGACAGGTCACACAGGCCAGCACGCCACGCGACATCTCACCTTGCAGGTAGAGCTGCTCGCCTTTGGCGGCATCTGGCTTGGGCAGACCAGCTGCATTGGCCACGTTAGCGGTAAAAACCACAGAGCAAGCCATCGTCAGGCTGCTT
This genomic window from Alcaligenes faecalis contains:
- a CDS encoding c-type cytochrome, whose translation is MKRALSRVVIASSLTMACSVVFTANVANAAGLPKPDAAKGEQLYLQGEMSRGVLACVTCHGDGGNSIIPVNPSLAHQPYEYLVKQLHDFRAKDEKSLPSRRGPEGANSLMAAIAAGMTEEDMQNVAFYLSQQAVNWEQAANATKEDTMERGQKIWRGGLPERGVAACAACHSPDGAGMPGQFPRLAGQHPAYIAEQLKLFRSGDRANGPMMHDIADRMSDADIAAVSDFAAGLR